A section of the Cydia splendana chromosome 1, ilCydSple1.2, whole genome shotgun sequence genome encodes:
- the LOC134792128 gene encoding uncharacterized protein LOC134792128 has translation MSAGAKVSLIDLSKQFHFEIDDSIKEKICFGETLLIGCGHFEGQAEDQAEDDSDSEWSCHSTTESEPEKTNLKKPEHEYEIEDRVEVESDKKSQSDDDEHDFHTFFFPDCSKPLPPTNSKASVIMGPDGMPQINTDVRQGIEFCVCKQDPKTMECKCITKIPCSCGAKVLRECTCANLERICTCHEGDPKPECSCKPSKTCVCNPDDKVRPDCPCDNVIPCVCDPTRLDPYPVCTCKHKPGQSVDDESFGSFEGAEPEYYAAKHETIPCDCQKPMPKKRCLCLKGQTCSCDIVCVCDIRKTCVCESEDGEPPKCETQESKSICSCPVPQICTCDAEPDGICKCYPEPKPTQCTCENPENCKCFSVCECTSPCICDIQTKKLLECTCTETNSIDCTCHPKSIDLSPLKLKKTRAGKHNYRWCHDVDPRHTYFDYEYGRHDKISHKEEKKEKLKILGLYEEKRGTETSAADIEIDAPEYKKHVRKPSIDCCSTLGGMSIGVECLGESKDKFLVQVTSHFSKEGAKAGTKLVGILDCNLHTMEENRTEHIQKKDTIKERKSYMAICDTGYYNKITKICGDRHVVKRFYHSFEDAHSFLLEGANIVLLRYFALARYRGKIKTDTVLIDGVVCESIYVCHGVSQAIVNGKTMFVCKVERHIIEASGVVHQTLTVLSLRGYLICHEWADTNYIVHINPLLKTTPEKDLIEEHNPLRKHWREDLQLLSDYLDFKSARSSEGARYTSESSALTNAVRDYLQALLSLRPQDAIHFTRHYFKATLSSLDLPHNDYFDAGTKHVRYFFFED, from the exons atGTCTGCTGGCGCTAAAGTATCTTTAATTGATTTATCCAAGCAATTTCATTTTGAGATAG ATGACTcgataaaggaaaaaatatgtTTTGGCGAGACGCTTCTAATAGGATGTGGTCATTTTGAGGGTCAAGCTGAAGATCAAGCTGAagatgattctgattctgaatgGTCTTGTCACTCAACTACTGAGAGCGAGCCAGAGAAGaccaatttaaaaaaaccggaacaCGAATACGAAATTGAGGACAGAGTAGAGGTGGAATCTGATAAAAAATCACAATCAGACGACGACGAACATGATTTTCACACGTTTTTTTTTCCGGACTGTTCCAAGCCTTTACCACCTACAAACAGTAAAGCAAGTGTCATTATGGGTCCGGATGGAATGCCACAAATAAATACTGATGTACGCCAAGGCATAGAGTTTTGTGTTTGTAAACAAGATCCAAAAACGATGGAATGCAAATGTATTACGAAGATACCGTGCAGTTGCGGTGCAAAAGTATTACGTGAATGCACTTGTGCCAATTTAGAAAGAATCTGTACATGCCACGAAGGTGACCCAAAACCAGAGTGCTCTTGTAAACCTAGTAAAACCTGCGTGTGTAATCCGGATGATAAAGTTAGACCGGATTGTCCATGCGACAATGTTATTCCCTGTGTTTGCGATCCTACAAGATTGGATCCTTATCCAGTATGCACATGCAAGCATAAACCAGGACAAAGCGTCGATGATGAAAGTTTTGGTAGCTTCGAAGGAGCTGAACCAGAATATTATGCAGCGAAACATGAAACAATACCATGCGATTGCCAAAAACCAATGCCAAAAAAGCGTTGTCTTTGTTTAAAGGGTCAAACTTGTTCATGTGATATAGTTTGTGTTTGTGATATTCGAAAAACGTGCGTTTGTGAGTCAGAAGACGGTGAACCCCCTAAATGTGAAACACAAGAATCGAAATCAATTTGTAGCTGCCCTGTTCCACAGATATGTACTTGTGATGCGGAACCAGATGGGATCTGTAAATGTTATCCCGAACCTAAGCCCACTCAGTGCACCTGCGAGAATCCTGAAAATTGTAAATGCTTTTCTGTTTGTGAGTGCACATCTCCTTGTATTTGTGACATCCAGACAAAGAAGCTATTAGAATGTACATGTACAGAAACAAATTCTATAGATTGCACATGCCACCCGAAATCGATAGATCTTTCACCATTAAAGTTAAAGAAGACTAGAGCTGGGAAACATAATTATAGATGGTGCCATGACGTGGATCCCCGTCATACATACTTTGATTATGAATATGGAAGACATGATAAAATATCACATAAagaagaaaagaaagaaaaattgaaaattttGGGATTATATGAAGAAAAACGAGGAACTGAAACGAGTGCTGCTGATATTGAAATTGATGCTCCGGAATACAAGAAGCATGTTAGAAAGCCATCTATAGATTGCTGCAGTACTCTCGGGG GTATGAGCATTGGCGTCGAATGTCTTGGCGAAAGCAAGGATAAATTTCTGGTACAAGTTACTTCGCATTTCTCAAAAGAAGGAGCTAAAGCTGGAACTAAGCTAGTCGGCATTTTGGATTGCAATCTGCACACCATGGAGGAGAATAGGACAGA ACACATTCAAAAGAAGGATACGATAAAGGAACGCAAGAGTTACATGGCGATATGTGATACCGGATACTATAATAAGATAACAAAAATTTGTGGAGACCGACACGTCGTTAAGCGGTTCTATCACAGCTTTGAAGACGCCCATTCGTTCTTGCTTGAAGGCGCTAACATTGTCCTATTGAGATACTTTGCGCTTGCCCGATATaggggtaaaataaaaactgacaCTGTGTTGATCGATGGCGTGGTTTGCGAAAGCATATAC GTTTGCCATGGCGTGAGTCAGGCCATCGTCAATGGCAAGACGATGTTCGTTTGTAAAGTCGAACGGCATATCATTGAGGCGTCTGGTGTTGTTCATCAGACATTGACGGTGCTCTCTCTCAGAG GTTATTTAATTTGCCATGAGTGGGCGGATACTAATTACATCGTTCACATTAATCCGCTTTTAAAAACTACGCCAGAAAAGGATTTAATTGAGGAGCACAATCCTCTGCGTAAACATTGGCGTGAAGACTTACAGCTTTTGTCAGATTACCTAGACTTTAAG AGCGCGCGGTCATCAGAGGGCGCTCGCTACACGTCCGAGTCCAGTGCGCTCACCAACGCTGTGCGCGACTACCTGCAAGCCCTGCTGTCGCTGCGCCCGCAGGACGCCATCCACTTCACGAGGCACTACTTCAAGGCCACACTTTCTTCACTTGATCTGCCGCATAACGACTACTTCGATGCCGGCACCAAACACGTCAGATACTTCTTTTTTGAAGATTAG
- the LOC134798251 gene encoding uncharacterized protein LOC134798251, producing MLEKSAVLTNGRWSVGLPWKDLYVSLPDSYPSAFKRLQGVEKKMLADKAYGLRYEERVNHLFENNFAREMADTSLTPNTWYLPHFGVDNPNKKKLRLVYDAAAKSQGKSLNDFLLTGPDLLVSLFGIMVRFREDRVAVTDDIKDMFLRIKINPVDQNALRFLWRSRNPTGPVKTYAMTSLIFGANCSPFIAQYIKNKNASRFESTLPAAVSAIHRQHYMDDYIDSLPDEATAISMVKNIRDIHSAGGFEIRNWTCNSANVLDTIPKDILGNTAVRFGLDEHDEGERTLGLIWYPAKDELGFDVSFKRIPDNVIKGEQRPTKRVMLRVIMSIFDIFGFLSPFTTQGKVMLQDTWRLHIDWDDIIPDELYKKWCSWLELLKVIGEIRLPRWYQSCAARCKMGDELTTTLPGSSFHAVTEQCYSDLELHLFSDASLKAMSAVAYWRWKSKDQICVAFVASKSRVSSVKPQTVPRLELQAALLAARLADSIAKAHRLHVTRRYFWCDSSTVHWIGNNTRRYKTFEANRLGEIDDLSQASEWRYVPTGLNVADIATRETFNYQSFLNEWFKGPEFLYSDETCWPANVLEPENEVGAEACMTVVQNSRTCFPVPDPERFSSWLRFMRSTACVLKFTNKCRGIALDDYALVEQVKQLILRQAQEDSFASDIQAVKAGKDLPRDSRLRNLSPYLDENNVLRVSGRIDAVSDVPQEVKRPIILDGRHPTAKLLVKHYHVKAAHGHQEAVVNDLKQEFWIIHLRPTVKNVASRCMLCRLRKVTPQVPRMGDLPQARMAHHQRAFTFCGIDLFGPMEVTVGRRREKRYGVLFTCLTVRAVHIEVVHTLTTDSLIMALRRMASRRGWPSHIYSDNGTNLRGADVELRRSIQELDEESLRAEALNNQVRWTFIPPASPHWGGAWERLIRTVKRSLRVILKERAPRDETLSTLLAEVEGIVNGRPLTHVSVEPGSSDALTPNHFLVGSSSRLPIHGVFDDSDLALRKQWRIAQRLADMYWKRWMKEFLPLLLPRKKWQQEQKPLGVGDLVLVVDPDSPRNVWP from the coding sequence ATGTTAGAGAAGTCTGCAGTGCTCACCAATGGCAGGTGGTCAGTGGGTCTTCCGTGGAAAGATCTGTACGTCAGCTTACCCGATAGTTACCCTAGCGCATTTAAGCGGCTACAGGGTGTAGAAAAGAAAATGCTAGCTGATAAAGCTTATGGACTCAGGTACGAGGAACGTGTCAACCATTTGTTTGAAAACAATTTCGCACGGGAAATGGCCGACACGTCACTCACGCCTAATACATGGTACTTGCCACATTTCGGAGTTGACAATCCGAACAAGAAGAAGCTGCGTTTGGTTTATGACGCAGCAGCTAAAAGTCAAGGCAAGTCTCTAAATGACTTTCTTCTCACGGGTCCGGATTTACTCGTTTCCTTGTTCGGCATTATGGTTCGTTTTCGAGAGGATAGGGTAGCCGTAACCGATGACATAAAAGATATGTTTTTGAGAATTAAAATTAATCCCGTAGACCAGAATGCCCTCAGATTCCTGTGGAGAAGTAGGAACCCCACAGGCCCAGTGAAGACGTACGCGATGACGTCGCTTATTTTCGGCGCGAACTGCTCGCCCTTTATTGCCCAGTACATTAAGAACAAGAACGCTAGCAGGTTCGAGTCTACGCTTCCAGCTGCCGTCTCTGCTATACACCGCCAGCACTATATGGACGACTATATTGATAGTCTGCCGGATGAAGCTACCGCTATCAGTATGGTAAAGAATATTCGCGATATTCACAGTGCGGGAGGTTTCGAAATCCGCAACTGGACGTGTAATAGCGCAAATGTGCTCGACACTATACCTAAGGATATTTTAGGTAATACAGCTGTGAGGTTTGGACTGGACGAACATGATGAAGGTGAGCGCACTCTTGGACTGATTTGGTACCCTGCCAAGGATGAACTGGGGTTCGATGTGTCATTCAAGCGCATTCCCGACAACGTTATCAAAGGCGAACAAAGACCTACGAAGAGGGTCATGTTGCGTGTTATTATGtcaatttttgacatttttgggTTCTTGTCACCTTTCACTACACAAGGCAAAGTTATGCTGCAGGACACCTGGCGTCTCCATATCGACTGGGACGATATTATTCCAGATgaattgtataaaaaatggTGCAGTTGGTTGGAATTATTGAAGGTTATTGGAGAAATTCGCCTGCCAAGATGGTACCAGTCATGCGCTGCCAGGTGTAAGATGGGAGATGAGTTGACCACAACTTTACCAGGCTCTTCTTTTCATGCCGTGACCGAGCAATGCTACAGTGACTTAGAACTGCATTTATTCAGTGACGCCTCACTAAAGGCAATGTCAGCGGTTGCGTACTGGCGTTGGAAGAGTAAAGATCAGATATGTGTCGCGTTTGTTGCTAGCAAAAGCCGAGTATCTTCGGTGAAACCTCAAACTGTGCCGCGATTGGAACTTCAAGCTGCGTTGCTAGCAGCTCGACTCGCTGACTCAATAGCGAAGGCACATCGTTTGCACGTCACACGGCGATACTTTTGGTGCGATTCAAGTACGGTACACTGGATTGGCAACAACACTCGTCGATACAAGACTTTCGAGGCTAATAGATTAGGCGAGATCGACGACCTGTCACAAGCCTCTGAATGGAGATATGTGCCAACAGGACTGAACGTGGCGGACATTGCTACAAGAGAAACGTTCAACTATCAGTCCTTTCTTAATGAGTGGTTCAAGGGACCCGAGTTTTTGTACAGCGATGAGACTTGCTGGCCAGCGAACGTCCTGGAACCCGAAAATGAAGTCGGCGCTGAAGCTTGCATGACCGTAGTACAAAACTCACGTACATGTTTCCCGGTTCCTGACCCTGAGCGCTTCTCCTCGTGGCTACGATTTATGCGATCTACCGCTTGTGTTCTCAAGTTTACAAATAAATGCAGAGGTATCGCACTTGACGACTACGCCCTGGTGGAACAAGTAAAGCAGTTAATCCTGCGGCAAGCTCAAGAAGATTCCTTTGCCAGTGACATACAAGCAGTAAAGGCAGGAAAAGACTTGCCACGCGATAGTCGGCTGAGAAATCTATCTCCATACTTGGATGAGAACAATGTTTTACGCGTGAGCGGCCGCATTGATGCTGTTTCTGACGTACCTCAGGAAGTGAAAAGGCCCATTATTCTTGATGGACGGCATCCTACTGCCAAGCTTTTGGTCAAACACTATCATGTGAAGGCTGCCCACGGACACCAAGAAGCGGTAGTAAATGATTTAAAACAAGAATTTTGGATAATTCACTTGCGACCTACCGTCAAAAATGTTGCGTCTCGTTGCATGCTCTGCAGGTTAAGAAAGGTTACCCCACAGGTGCCTCGGATGGGTGACTTACCTCAAGCGCGCATGGCGCATCATCAACGTGCCTTCACCTTTTGCGGGATCGATCTGTTTGGGCCCATGGAAGTCACAGTAGGCAGACGTCGAGAAAAACGTTACGGCGTTTTGTTTACTTGCCTAACCGTTCGTGCAGTCCACATAGAAGTCGTTCACACACTTACTACTGACTCATTGATTATGGCGCTTCGACGAATGGCGTCTCGACGTGGGTGGCCGTCGCATATTTATTCCGACAACGGCACGAACCTACGCGGAGCAGACGTCGAATTGCGAAGATCCATACAGGAGCTCGACGAAGAATCACTTAGAGCCGAAGCTCTTAACAATCAAGTTCGCTGGACTTTTATTCCGCCCGCCAGCCCCCATTGGGGTGGGGCGTGGGAGCGCTTGATTCGGACCGTAAAGCGATCTCTTCGTGTCATTTTAAAAGAACGAGCGCCCCGAGACGAAACTCTCAGCACTCTACTAGCGGAAGTAGAAGGTATTGTCAACGGTCGACCACTAACACACGTGTCGGTAGAGCCGGGCTCCTCTGACGCGCTTACGCCCAACCACTTTCTTGTAGGCTCTTCATCCAGGTTGCCAATACATGGCGTATTTGACGATTCAGACTTAGCCTTAAGGAAGCAATGGCGAATAGCGCAGCGATTGGCCGACATGTACTGGAAGCGGTGGATGAAGGAGTTCCTCCCGCTTCTGTTACCGAGAAAGAAGTGGCAACAGGAGCAGAAGCCACTGGGTGTCGGTGACCTAGTGCTTGTCGTTGACCCTGACTCGCCTCGAAACGTGTGGCCATGA